From Anopheles darlingi chromosome 2, idAnoDarlMG_H_01, whole genome shotgun sequence, the proteins below share one genomic window:
- the LOC125948506 gene encoding hemicentin-1-like — protein MKLNMRIHCFILVLFAVSCAIAASESSGPADNDELLDRLTTGKLRPQLTTNDDAEDSDPFRVTPLLQGDRTAIDTGPRISAMRDKPFIDADSSISGHTISEELLEADQLLTVAEAKVTASDSRSVWDAKDSDDDAAGKARILADRVEIDDVTDGSGQDESLPQADDPSLFDKELVGILQKRPESREFLESLGLSAKPSDTHPDTSNPQALKEHLKELLTRPVSERKYHKLLPTLPEEVEADVMLQPFQAAHLPTRPTPLHQPTTDQRPASVLLPDLQRTLATQRESFLPPQEGQRSLVIVFDATGSMVDDLQQLRDAARLIIAEITQRKSNPIFNYVFVPFRDPHVGPKLVTRNQDELLAALDQLQIVGGGDCPEAALEALAGAIELAIPRSFVYVFTDATAKDFRLDQRVLQLVQRKQTPITFLLTGFCDGKNTPGYQVMSNIAAASNGQVFDLRKDQIEEVLLAIRNTMDTDHVPLKAIDSGSAKAHDIDLNVDSTLKEFSVSVAGVKPTIEILDPDLEPYNRSREVLSLDNIRVVNVADPVPGKWNIKASSDSSHSVRLSGLSDVKFKFGFSITEPTSDRVLSPQPVLDEKNYLAVQPSDPTLIRILDSVTITSHNADIGGNGGDAVFQFSLPLQQVPDSGGLYRTKAFDSPRQPFKLTINGRNIHNEPLQRLFSTAIQVTRPAAPEVSVGYATRLELTEGDDYLLECHVYSATPSVASWQWNKITVLQQQFNHSDILQFGLRSVDLKHAGNYSCLAHNDLGQDEKLVIVKVKPRYRPTIRLLPKYTLAVEREPFIALRCIVDQTADTAGLHWTLNGSPLPMAEGKSYLELIDVTTEHAGNYTCYTDFLGERITSESSTIVVEYAPKPRGPLSQEVLREYGEWIELQCDMVGLPTPHFQWYYESLDQSGDQQPLSDVEPTMAFTMTPQMEGVYTCEGRNAYGFSQQTFIVQGAANEAPIIIQPTETTMYVAPGSSITLNCSCELCQPLSEYIWTTELATFESNPKHTIDNIRVSLDNDQSRNAVRYLLTVDDFQSHNVASYTCIFSNQHGADAMILQLRMMVAPELESMFLGTEPIPYSGRIRKKAGTKVSSLSCDPTGLPEPTVQWFRNGEPFVANKLMQLENDNKTLSFLVPTYIREIAGRYECTATNPLGTVSSTLDLQVGVAPNVFDQPVTVLRSKVGEEITMQCNITGTPEPTIRWEPKGSFEDVTKPTQRLLVSYETAGVYRCTGTNDYGTTEKSFTLDTYGPPEIKGAVDESVQLGLGQNTLLECFGWAIPEPTISWTFNEVPIENDTPGVTVSDAGLQIWNSSYNNSGVYGCNMQNEHGLQQKIFYLAVRDPPKIESVLEGQVTILPNESMRFECTGSGSPPPKAYWLFNGTTLVDGPLLVLPYENTTTGTYTCLLESTEGTDRRNMFVNKLRPPQRLPYDSNYTATGLTPLKARADEPLILLCPFENYKSLLWQLNEKGLEEHFDLSDVKLKENLLIIDRLRAQHEGTYTCVVQNRAGADRHSFMVAVLTPPTILRTHPDELSDEYGASPPEWQPDQPIESAVEVNLLSGETLQLLCQASGSPEPSIHWNRREQMVSATANLTIPQVDLHHSDLYVCVAENELGKSTQAYRLDVMTAPQYYDEPVRSIELFVGDDLELDCTMQANPSASYQWMKEEESLDEFEEILEFVNVQPQDSGMYHCEAENVFGQNRKSFQVLVYQPAEITSFTSDQTLLAGDSIELDCDALGNPLPVLSIIHRGEVLASTALLEASEMIMDQIYRVKSNTEHKINQGSRAASFQAQRRSPFEIRFSMRQTNATLLDRGKYLCMAQNAIGFEERLFKLDVMVPPYVQSEKLKFDGSTIQLLEGLPLFLFCPIDGSPRPTIGWYRNSKRLKQSSSTLFLSSVSQRDAGTYLCYGENPIGKTELQYELDVLVPPAIKSSRMASDHRPDQQEIAIMAGDNVTLDCSSLGNPVPAVFWMKVDYLDEHRNELLPGNPLDPSVIELRNITQTVTYSCYVNNTAGSAQKLYHIVVQTAPMWKVGPDYDYEHRQRVSLHHSLDLSCETDGSPEATVRWEKGGVQLGKHDEGYYFGTNGHTLRLLAARLTDAGTYRCVASNPLGQVSREFEVTINVPVSWSPWGSWSSCSATCGTGTQFRSRICLLLNGSPAQGDQFACVGENVQVQPCELLACPVNGGWSHWSEWSSCSLDCVAEYEGVRSIRQRSRKCNSPVPSLGGKPCVGESYEEEPCHVRYCPVDGGWTPWSNWTVCSEACGFGRSMRLRTCSNPIPRHGGLSCQGPESEVRICKQQECNVDGGWSAWGPWTRCSKSCGTGVKSRKRYCNNPEPKAGGKMCAGENAEIAPCSTKRCRNDALLRTIDTSAAAGRRSFTPLVMYESNNAPPVSTSSHNDRQPADTDSADYASTSSEDRNDFQVVRNYQYAEAPPVEYVDIPQPLTYGIKVTLTNRAQLPNDTVEYNLYFGDRTLAPPTEIECPQGYEHNVTTGDCSDVDECSSGNYCQGSPAQLCVNTIGSYECQCAPGYRTAWYERDAEADPADAELHCIDINECREQVHECSHYCTNVPGSYQCYCPAQYHLTSDGRTCTIKRKRNEPSGRLVGPRCPDGFRWLDNRCHDVDECELQADECGDSLSCLNTRGSYLCVHTACPPEYEQDYERETCYLNCTRTPYDCPDRALVGQTLSHLIITLERFANTRQSLAIVSVPADQQTMAYDTSFSFRDRQYAHIFTLETMRKTSGAVRLYANRKLQRGRFYKLHLTAKSVSRKTRRVEYVHDFIVYLHWLE, from the exons ATGAAATTGAACATGCGAATCCACTGTTTTATTCTGGTGTTATTTGCCGTTTCCTGTGCAATTGCGGCAAGCGAATCGAGCGGTCCAGCTGATAACGATGAACTGTTGGATCGTTTAACGACGGGAAAACTACGACCACAACTCACAACAAACGATGACGCCGAAGattccgatccgttccgggTGACCCCGCTGCTGCAGGGCGATCGGACCGCGATCGATACGGGGCCGCGTATCAGCGCAATGAGGGACAAGCCATTCATTGATGCTGATAGCAGCATTAGCGGCCACACCATCAGTGAAGAGCTCCTCGAAGCTGATCAGTTGCTTACCGTCGCGGAGGCAAAGGTCACAGCCAGTGATAGTAGGTCGGTGTGGGATGCGAAAGATagtgatgacgatgctgctggaaagGCGCGGATTCTCGCGGATCGTGTCGAAATCGATGACGTCACGGATGGTAGTGGGCAGGATGAATCGCTCCCTCAGGCAGACGATCCATCATTGTTTGATAAGGAGCTCGTTGGCATTCTGCAGAAGCGTCCGGAATCACGTGAATTCCTCGAATCGTTGGGATTATCAGCCAAACCGAGTGACACCCATCCTGACACTAGCAATCCACAGGCTCTGAAAGAGCACCTGAAGGAACTGTTGACACGCCCGGTAAGCGAGCGGAAGTATCATAAACTACTTCCCACACTACCGGAAGAAGTGGAAGCTGATGTAATGCTACAGCCATTCCAGGCTGCACACTTACCAACACGTCCAACTCCACTGCACCAGCCGACTACCGATCAACGGCCGGCAAGTGTTCTGCTACCCGATCTACAGCGCACCCTCGCTACCCAGCGCGAATCGTTCCTTCCGCCGCAGGAAGGACAACGAAGCCTTGTGATCGTGTTCGATGCGACTGGTTCGATGGTGGACGATTTGCAGCAGCTACGGGATGCGGCGAGGCTAATCATTGCGGAGATCACGCAACGGAAGAGCAATCCGATCTTCAATTACGTATTCGTCCCATTCCGGGATCCACACGTTGGCCCGAAGCTTGTGACACGCAACCAGGACGAACTACTGGCCGCTCTCGATCAACTGCAAatcgttggcggtggcgattgTCCGGAGGCAGCTCTGGAGGCTTTGGCCGGTGCGATCGAGCTAGCAATTCCGCGGTCATTCGTGTACGTTTTTACCGACGCTACGGCCAAGGATTTCCGACTCGACCAGCGTGTTTTGCAGTTGGTACAGCGTAAGCAAACGCCCATCACCTTCCTGCTGACGGGATTTTGTGATGGGAAAAACACTCCAGGATATCAGGTGATGAGTAACATTGCTGCCGCCAGTAATGGTCAGGTTTTCGATCTACGGAAAGATCAGATCGAGGAGGTTCTGCTTGCGATCCGCAACACTATGGATACTGATCACGTACCGCTGAAGGCCATTGATTCCGGTTCGGCAAAGGCGCACGATATCGATCTTAACGTGGATAGTACCCTAAAAGAGTTCAGTGTCAGTGTGGCTGGAGTGAAACCGACGATCGAGATCCTGGATCCCGACCTGGAACCGTACAATCGATCGCGAGAAGTGTTGAGTTTGGATAATATACGTGTCGTCAACGTAGCTGATCCAGTACCGGGCAAGTGGAATATTAAAGCATCGTCGGATTCATCGCACTCGGTGCGGTTGTCCGGGCTCAGTGATGTGAAGTTTAAATTTGGATTCTCAATAACTGAACCAACGTCCGACCGTGTCCTTTCGCCTCAACCCGTATTGGATGAGAAGAACTACCTAGCAGTTCAACCATCCGATCCGACCTTGATTCGTATTCTGGATTCCGTTACGATCACTTCACACAATGCTGATATTGGCGGCAATGGAGGTGACGCCGTGTTTCAGTTCAGCCTGCCGCTTCAGCAAGTACCCGATTCTGGCGGTCTTTACCGTACCAAAGCGTTCGACAGTCCGCGACAACCGTTTAAGCTGACGATTAACGGAAGAAACATCCACAACGAACCACTTCAGCGTCTGTTCTCGACAGCCATTCAAGTCAcgcggccagcagcaccagaggtATCCGTTGGCTACGCAACTCGTTTAGAACTGACTGAAGGTGATGATTACCTGTTGGAATGTCATGTCTATTCCGCCACACCGTCCGTGGCTAGCTGGCAGTGGAACAAGATCAccgttctgcagcagcaattcaA TCATTCAGATATCCTGCAATTCGGGTTGAGAAGTGTGGATCTCAAACATGCCGGTAACTACTCCTGTTTGGCTCACAATGATCTGGGTCAGGATGAAAAATTGGTTATAGTAAAAG TGAAACCACGGTACAGGCCAACGATTCGCTTGCTTCCGAAGTATACGCTTGCCGTCGAACGCGAACCCTTTATCGCCTTAAGATGTATCGTGGATCAGACCGCCGATACAGCCGGACTTCACTGGACGCTGAACGGTTCTCCCTTACCGATGGCTGAAGGCAAATCATATCTAGAACTAATAGATGTCACTACAGAGCATGCCGGTAACTACACCTGCTATACCGACTTCTTAGGTGAACGTATCACCAGCGAGAGTAGCACGATCGTGGTCGAATATGCGCCCAAACCGAGGGGACCCCTCAGCCAGGAAGTACTCCGCGAATACGGCGAGTGGATTGAGCTGCAGTGTGATATGGTTGGCCTACCTACACCCCACTTCCAATGGTACTATGAATCTTTGGATCAATCCGGAGATCAACAACCACTTTCAGACGTAGAACCGACGATGGCTTTCACGATGACACCGCAGATGGAGGGCGTGTACACGTGCGAGGGTCGGAATGCATATGGATTTAGCCAACAAACGTTTATTGTACAAGGTGCAGCGAATG AGGCACCAATTATCATTCAACCAACGGAGACAACCATGTATGTAGCTCCCGGATCGTCGATCACACTAAACTGTTCCTGTGAACTCTGTCAGCCGTTGAGCGAATATATTTGGACCACAGAGTTAGCCACCTTCGAAAGCAACCCGAAGCACACAATCGACAACATACGTGTTTCGCTGGATAACGATCAATCGCGGAACGCCGTACGCTATCTGCTGACTGTAGATGATTTCCAGTCCCATAACGTGGCCAGTTATACCTGCATCTTTTCCAATCAGCACGGTGCCGACGCAATGATACTACAGCTGCGTATGATGGTGGCACCGGAACTGGAGTCTATGTTTCTGGGTACAGAGCCGATACCGTACTCTGGGAGGATTCGAAAGAAGGCGGGTACCAAAGTATCTTCGCTCAGTTGCGATCCTACCGGCTTACCCGAACCCACTGTCCAATGGTTCCGAAACGGCGAACCTTTCGTTGCGAACAAACTGATGCAGTTGGAGAACGATAACAAAACGCTCAGCTTTCTTGTTCCTACCTACATCCGTGAGATCGCAGGACGCTACGAGTGTACGGCAACGAATCCCCTCGGGACTGTTTCTTCGACATTGGACCTACAAGTAGGGGTTGCTCCTAATGTTTTCGATCAACCCGTGACTGTACTACGGTCGAAAGTTGGCGAAGAAATCACTATGCAGTGTAACATTACGGGAACACCCGAACCAACGATACGTTGGGAACCTAAGGGCTCATTCGAGGATGTTACCAAGCCAACGCAAAGACTGCTTGTGTCTTACGAAACGGCTGGCGTCTACCGCTGCACGGGTACCAACGATTACGGTACGACAGAGAAATCCTTCACTCTCGACACTTACGGACCACCGGAAATCAAGGGTGCTGTTGATGAATCCGTACAATTGGGACTAGGTCAAAATACACTGCTGGAATGTTTCGGATGGGCTATACCAGAG CCAACAATATCCTGGACATTCAACGAGGTGCCCATTGAGAATGATACACCGGGCGTGACCGTCAGCGACGCGGGACTTCAAATTTGGAACAGTTCCTACAACAACAGTGGCGTATACGGTTGTAATATGCAGAACGAGCATGGTTTGCAACAGAAGATCTTCTACCTGGCCGTAAGAG ATCCTCCCAAAATTGAATCTGTGCTAGAGGGCCAAGTAACTATCCTGCCTAATGAATCAATGCGATTTGAGTGCACGGGAAGTGGAAGCCCTCCACCTAAAGCTTACTGGTTGTTCAACGGCACCACCCTAGTTGATGGTCCTCTGCTGGTGTTGCCTTATGAAAATACTACGACCGGTACCTACACCTGCTTGCTCGAGAGTACCGAAGGCACTGATCGTCGGAACATGTTCGTCAATAAGCTACGCCCACCACAACGGCTACCGTATGATAGCAACTACACTGCTACTGGTCTTACGCCGCTCAAGGCTCGTGCAGATGAGCCATTGATTCTGCTGTGTCCCTTCGAAAACTACAAAAGCCTTCTGTGGCAACTGAATGAAAAAGGGCTCGAGGAGCACTTCGACCTAAGCGACGTGAAGTTAAAAGAGAACCTGCTTATCATCGACCGACTAAGGGCTCAGCATGAGGGTACCTACACCTGTGTGGTGCAGAATCGTGCCGGTGCGGATCGGCACTCGTTCATGGTAGCCGTACTTACACCACCCACCATTCTGAGGACGCATCCGGATGAGCTCAGTGATGAATACGGTGCCTCGCCACCGGAATGGCAACCGGATCAACCGATCGAAAGTGCGGTCGAGGTGAATCTGCTTTCCGGTGAAACACTGCAGTTACTGTGTCAGGCAAGCGGTTCGCCGGAACCGAGCATTCATTGGAATCGGCGCGAGCAGATGGTTTCGGCTACGGCCAATCTAACTATCCCACAGGTGGACCTACATCATAGTGatctgtacgtgtgcgtgGCTGAGAATGAGCTCGGCAAATCGACTCAGGCCTACCGGTTGGACGTCATGACAGCACCGCAGTACTACGATGAACCGGTGCGCTCGATCGAGCTATTCGTTGGAGATGATCTCGAGCTGGACTGTACGATGCAAGCCAATCCATCGGCCTCCTATCAGTGGATGAAGGAAGA AGAATCTTTAGACGAGTTTGAAGAGATATTGGAATTCGTAAACGTACAACCCCAGGACTCGGGAATGTACCATTGCGAGGCAGAGAACGTGTTCGGACAGAACCGGAAATCCTTCCAAGTGCTGGTCTATC AACCGGCCGAGATTACGTCGTTCACATCGGACCAAACACTGTTGGCCGGTGATAGCATCGAGTTGGACTGCGACGCACTTGGTAATCCACTGCCAGTACTAAGTATCATACATCGCGGCGAAGTACTGGCATCGACGGCTCTACTGGAGGCTTCGGAGATGATCATGGATCAGATTTATCGAGTCAAGAGCAATACCGAGCATAAGATTAACCAGGGATCACGTGCTGCCAGCTTCCAAGCTCAACGTCGCTCGCCTTTCGAGATTCGCTTTTCGATGCGCCAAACCAATGCCACTCTTCTCGATCGGGGCAAGTATCTCTGTATGGCCCAAAACGCAATCGGTTTCGAGGAGCGACTGTTTAAGCTCGATGTCATGGTTCCACCGTACGTGCAGTCGGAAAAGCTGAAGTTTGATGGAAGCACGATCCAACTGCTGGAAGGACTGCCACTGTTTCTCTTTTGTCCCATCGACGGTAGTCCACGGCCGACCATCGGTTGGTATCGCAACAGCAAGCGGCTGAAGCAGAGCAGTTCCACCCTCTTTCTGTCCAGTGTTAGCCAGCGAGACGCCGGAACATACCTTTGCTATGGCGAAAATCCTATCGGCAAGACGGAGTTACAGTATGAACTGGACGTGTTGGTACCCCCGGCCATCAAGAGCAGTAGAATGGCGTCTGATCATCGTCCCGATCAGCAGGAAATAGCCATAATGGCAGGAGATAATGTAACGCTGGACTGCTCTAGCCTTGGCAATCCGGTGCCGGCCGTCTTCTGGATGAAGGTCGACTATCTTGATGAGCACCGGAATGAACTGCTCCCCGGAAATCCACTAGATCCGAGCGTCATCGAACTGCGCAACATCACGCAAACGGTCACATATTCGTGCTACGTCAATAATACGGCCGGCTCGGCCCAGAAGCTCTATCATATTGTAGTTCAGACGGCACCGATGTGGAAGGTTGGCCCGGATTACGATTACGAGCATCGGCAACGTGTCTCGCTGCACCACAGTTTAGATTTGAGCTGTGAAACCGATGGATCCCCAGAAGCGACCGTTCGATGGGAAAAGGGTGGCGTACAGCTGGGGAAGCACGACGAGGGGTACTACTTCGGAACGAATGGACACACGCTCCGCTTGCTGGCTGCCAGGCTAACTGATGCTGGAACATACCGCTGCGTGGCTAGCAATCCGTTAGGTCAAGTGAGCCGTGAGTTTGAGGTGACCATAAATG TGCCCGTGAGCTGGTCACCTTGGGGTTCGTGGTCTTCGTGCAGCGCTACGTGTGGAACAGGTACCCAGTTCCGTTCACGCATCTGCCTGCTGCTTAATGGTTCTCCAGCACAGGGTGACCAATTCGCATGTGTTGGCGAGAATGTGCAGGTCCAACCGTGTGAGCTACTGGCCTGTCCAGTGAATGGTGGTTGGAGCCACTGGAGCGAATGGAGTAGCTGTTCCCTGGACTGTGTCGCCGAATATGAGGGTGTCCGTTCAATACGGCAACGTAGCCGTAAGTGTAACTCACCGGTTCCATCGCTAGGTGGTAAGCCTTGCGTAGGGGAGAGTTATGAGGAGGAACCATGCCACGTACGGTACTGTCCAGTCGATGGAGGCTGGACGCCCTGGTCTAATTGGACGGTGTGCAGTGAGGCGTGTGGTTTTGGCCGCAGTATGCGCTTGCGAACCTGCTCAAATCCCATACCGCGTCATGGTGGCCTATCCTGTCAGGGTCCGGAGAGTGAAGTTAGGATATGCAAACAGCAGGAATGTAACGTCGACGGTGGCTGGTCCGCTTGGGGACCTTGGACGCGCTGCAGTAAATCGTGTGGCACCGGCGTCAAGAGCCGCAAGCGCTATTGCAACAACCCGGAACCGAAGGCGGGTGGAAAGATGTGTGCCGGTGAGAACGCGGAGATCGCTCCCTGCAGTACGAAACGTTGTCGAAACGATGCTCTACTCAGGACAATCGATACGAGTGCGGCTGCTGGACGGCGTAGCTTTACACCGCTAGTAATGTACGAATCGAATAATGCTCCTCCCGTGAGCACATCGTCGCACAACGATCGGCAGCCAGCGGATACGGACAGCGCAGATTATGCTAGCACTTCCAGCGAGGACCGCAACGATTTCCAGGTGGTGCGCAACTACCAGTACGCCGAGGCACCTCCGGTCGAGTACGTGGACATACCACAACCATTAACATACGGAATCAAGGTGACGTTAACCAACAGGGCTCAACTACCGAATGATACAGTAGAATACAATCTGTACTTCGGTGATCGTACcctagcaccaccaacagagaTCGAGTGTCCGCAGGGATACGAGCACAATGTAACCACCGGCGACTGTAGCGATGTGGACGAGTGTTCCAGCGGTAACTACTGCCAAGGTTCACCTGCCCAGCTGTGCGTTAACACTATCGGTAGCTATGAGTGTCAGTGCGCCCCAGGATATCGTACTGCATGGTACGAGCGGGATGCTGAAGCAGATCCTGCCGATGCGGAACTTCACTGCATCGATATAAACGAGTGCCGTGAGCAGGTGCACGAGTGTTCCCACTACTGTACCAATGTGCCTGGCAGCTATCAATGCTATTGCCCTGCCCAATACCATCTGACATCGGACGGTCGCACGTGTACGATCaagcgcaaacgaaacgaaccgagTGGCCGACTGGTCGGACCACGCTGTCCTGATGGTTTCCGTTGGCTAGACAATCGCTGCCACGATGTGGACGAGTGTGAGCTGCAGGCGGACGAGTGTGGCGATAGTTTGTCCTGTTTGAACACCCGGGGTTCATACTTGTGCGTACACACGGCCTGTCCGCCCGAGTATGAGCAGGACTATGAGCGTGAAACTTGCTACCTAAACTGCACCCGTACCCCTTACGATTGTCCGGATCGGGCGCTTGTCGGGCAAACGTTATCCCATCTGATTATCACATTGGA